One Deltaproteobacteria bacterium DNA window includes the following coding sequences:
- a CDS encoding DUF4416 family protein, translated as MSKPRPAEAVKLLMGTIYTDGDLLKSILEVLSEQYGEIEFISARMPFHYTDYYTGEMGSPLIRRFIIFNTLIRPESLPEVKLLTNDVEDRFSAGGKRGVNIDPGYISQAHLILATGKGYTHRPYLRDGIYADLTLIYKDKSFHSLPWTYPDYAEKSVIEMFNRIRSKYIMQLKH; from the coding sequence ATGAGCAAACCGCGGCCTGCAGAGGCAGTCAAACTGCTCATGGGCACTATTTATACGGATGGTGATTTACTGAAAAGTATTCTTGAGGTATTATCTGAACAATATGGGGAGATTGAATTTATCAGTGCCCGGATGCCTTTTCATTATACTGACTATTATACGGGAGAAATGGGATCACCACTGATAAGACGGTTTATTATTTTCAATACTTTGATCCGGCCGGAATCATTGCCGGAAGTTAAACTGTTAACAAATGATGTGGAAGATAGATTTTCGGCAGGCGGAAAGAGAGGGGTTAATATTGATCCCGGATATATATCGCAGGCTCATTTGATCCTCGCAACGGGCAAAGGCTACACGCACCGCCCATACCTGCGGGATGGTATCTATGCCGATCTCACCCTGATTTACAAAGACAAGTCATTTCATTCCCTCCCATGGACTTACCCGGATTATGCAGAAAAGTCTGTTATAGAAATGTTTAATAGGATACGATCAAAATATATCATGCAGTTGAAACACTAA
- a CDS encoding YicC family protein, with translation MIQSMTGYGRTEAILNDRKYTVEIKSLNHRYLEISLRVPTLLSPLELEIKKKISGRFTRGRIEASIRMDSESGSLSEGRYELNLPLIQNYYELLVRLRQELNLKEKITLTMMTGFRDTFVLKDPGLDLSVVWEDLETVLDKAMAALIEMRKKEGENIYHDLMQRLNLIMKSLDSIALRAPQVTVEYQKRLSERVKELTGGMVLDDLRLCQEVAIMAEKSDITEEIVRF, from the coding sequence ATGATTCAAAGTATGACCGGCTACGGCAGGACCGAAGCTATTCTAAATGATAGAAAATACACAGTGGAAATAAAATCCCTGAACCATCGTTATCTGGAGATTTCTCTTCGGGTTCCTACTTTACTCTCACCTCTCGAACTGGAGATTAAGAAAAAGATCAGTGGAAGATTTACCCGTGGAAGGATAGAGGCAAGCATCAGGATGGATTCTGAGAGCGGTTCTCTAAGTGAGGGCAGGTATGAGTTGAATCTCCCACTTATTCAGAATTATTATGAATTGCTTGTGCGATTGAGACAGGAGCTTAACCTTAAAGAGAAGATTACTCTCACTATGATGACCGGGTTCAGAGATACATTTGTTCTGAAAGACCCCGGTCTTGATCTTTCCGTTGTCTGGGAGGACTTGGAAACGGTACTTGACAAAGCGATGGCTGCTTTAATCGAAATGAGAAAAAAGGAGGGAGAAAACATATACCATGATTTAATGCAGAGATTAAATCTGATCATGAAGTCTCTTGATTCCATCGCATTGCGGGCGCCTCAGGTTACCGTAGAGTATCAAAAACGACTTAGTGAGCGGGTAAAAGAGCTTACGGGAGGGATGGTACTCGATGATCTGCGATTATGCCAGGAGGTAGCCATCATGGCTGAAAAAAGTGATATAACGGAGGAGATTGTCCGTTTTAA